In Paenibacillus sp. FSL R7-0345, a single window of DNA contains:
- a CDS encoding serine hydrolase domain-containing protein has translation MLDSGITGQLKKTLSASIANKEIAGANFMVLKNGEEVFYHEEGLADMETERPIARDSIFRLYSMSKPVTATAVMLLLERGEIDLFDPVSRYIPGFRDQKVDKDGQLVDPIREVNIQDLLNMTSGLVYGGPGLAGQHTEQLIQELGSRLHGENPMTTLEFANGLGQGPLAFEPGSFWQYGTSGDVLGALVEAVSGVRYGEFLQNELFGPLGMKDTGFWLTEEQRTRLAKTYQDDGAGGLKLFTDSHLGIDHQLERNPAFESGGAGLASTIGDAAKFTAMLINNGSLNGIQLLKPKTVQYMTSPGLTPPQQKGFALWQSLWGHSYGNQMRIMTEPGQAGHIGSKGEYGWDGWLGAYFANSPQDDLTVLFMVQKRDAGTLPITRKLRNIVFSSL, from the coding sequence ATGCTGGATTCAGGCATAACCGGACAGCTCAAAAAAACGCTCAGCGCCAGTATTGCAAACAAAGAAATTGCCGGTGCTAACTTTATGGTGCTTAAAAATGGAGAGGAAGTATTTTATCATGAGGAAGGCCTGGCAGATATGGAGACAGAACGTCCCATTGCCAGAGACTCGATCTTCCGGCTGTACTCAATGAGCAAACCAGTGACAGCTACAGCCGTCATGCTGCTGCTGGAACGCGGAGAAATCGATCTGTTCGATCCTGTAAGCCGTTACATACCGGGATTCCGTGATCAAAAGGTTGATAAAGACGGTCAACTGGTGGACCCGATCCGGGAGGTTAACATTCAGGACCTGCTGAACATGACATCCGGACTTGTGTACGGTGGACCCGGACTGGCCGGGCAGCATACCGAACAGCTGATTCAGGAGCTGGGCAGTCGTCTGCACGGAGAGAATCCGATGACCACACTGGAATTCGCAAACGGTTTGGGCCAGGGTCCGCTTGCTTTTGAGCCGGGCTCGTTCTGGCAATACGGAACCTCCGGAGATGTGCTTGGCGCCCTTGTTGAAGCAGTAAGCGGTGTACGTTACGGGGAATTTCTGCAAAATGAGCTTTTCGGGCCGCTGGGCATGAAGGATACCGGCTTCTGGCTGACTGAAGAGCAAAGAACCCGTCTGGCCAAAACCTATCAGGACGACGGAGCCGGCGGATTAAAGCTGTTCACGGACAGCCATCTTGGCATTGATCATCAGCTGGAACGTAATCCGGCATTTGAGTCCGGAGGAGCCGGACTTGCCTCCACCATTGGCGATGCTGCCAAGTTTACGGCAATGCTGATAAACAATGGCAGCCTGAACGGCATTCAGCTGCTTAAACCAAAAACTGTGCAATATATGACTTCGCCGGGTTTAACTCCGCCTCAACAAAAGGGGTTCGCGCTTTGGCAATCCCTGTGGGGGCACAGCTACGGCAACCAGATGCGCATTATGACTGAGCCCGGTCAAGCCGGACATATCGGAAGTAAAGGCGAATACGGCTGGGACGGCTGGCTTGGCGCGTATTTCGCGAATAGTCCGCAGGATGATCTGACTGTACTGTTTATGGTTCAGAAAAGAGATGCCGGCACCCTCCCTATCACCCGTAAGCTGCGTAATATTGTGTTTAGCAGTTTGTGA